The following proteins come from a genomic window of Pyxidicoccus sp. MSG2:
- a CDS encoding SDR family oxidoreductase, whose product MAGTILVTGSTGTIGGEVARQLIAAGIRPRLLVRDPAKAREFEGKADIVKGDLGDAASLERAMRGVEKLFLVGSGVDGQALEAKAIDAAKKAGVKHVVKLSLLGAQEEAITFARWHRPVEKQLEASGLAWTFLRPVNFMSNMLGNIGSIKGQGAFYQPTGEGKTSVIDPADVGAVAVKALTEPGHEGKAYPLTGPEALSGAEQAAVLTKALGREVKFVDVPPDAAKQAMVGTGMPAAYVDALLDLLAAMKVGRTATVTDSVQKVTGRKPGTFADWARRHAAAFK is encoded by the coding sequence ATGGCAGGCACGATTCTGGTGACCGGCTCCACGGGCACCATCGGCGGCGAAGTGGCGCGGCAGCTCATCGCGGCGGGCATCCGGCCCCGACTCCTGGTGAGAGACCCGGCGAAGGCCCGCGAGTTCGAGGGCAAGGCGGACATCGTGAAGGGGGACCTCGGCGACGCCGCCTCGCTGGAGCGTGCGATGCGGGGTGTGGAGAAGTTGTTCCTCGTCGGGTCTGGCGTGGATGGGCAGGCGCTGGAGGCGAAGGCGATCGACGCCGCGAAGAAAGCGGGCGTGAAGCACGTGGTGAAGCTGTCGTTGCTCGGCGCGCAGGAGGAGGCGATTACCTTCGCCCGCTGGCACCGTCCCGTGGAGAAGCAGCTGGAGGCGTCCGGTCTGGCGTGGACGTTCCTGCGGCCCGTCAACTTCATGAGCAACATGCTCGGCAACATCGGCAGCATCAAAGGACAGGGGGCCTTCTACCAGCCCACGGGCGAGGGGAAGACGTCGGTCATCGACCCAGCGGACGTCGGCGCGGTGGCGGTGAAGGCGCTCACCGAGCCGGGCCACGAGGGCAAGGCGTACCCGCTGACCGGACCCGAGGCCCTGTCCGGCGCGGAGCAGGCGGCGGTGTTGACGAAGGCGCTCGGGCGCGAGGTGAAGTTCGTGGACGTGCCGCCCGACGCCGCGAAGCAGGCCATGGTGGGCACAGGCATGCCGGCCGCCTACGTGGACGCGCTGCTGGATTTACTCGCGGCGATGAAGGTGGGCAGGACGGCCACGGTGACGGACTCCGTGCAGAAGGTGACGGGCCGCAAGCCGGGGACGTTCGCCGACTGGGCACGGAGGCACGCGGCCGCGTTCAAGTGA
- a CDS encoding ubiquitin carboxyl-terminal hydrolase 14 — protein MAETCDHVEAAGDPEPRTPQGCEECLKMGDDWVHLRRCLSCGHIGCCDDSRNKHATKHFHQTKHPVIQSFQPGEDWLWCFVDELFLESRPPHEHEART, from the coding sequence ATGGCGGAGACGTGCGACCACGTGGAAGCGGCGGGAGACCCGGAGCCCCGGACGCCGCAGGGCTGCGAGGAGTGCCTGAAGATGGGCGACGACTGGGTGCACCTGCGTCGCTGCCTGTCCTGCGGCCACATCGGCTGCTGTGACGACTCCAGGAACAAGCACGCGACGAAGCACTTCCACCAGACGAAGCACCCCGTCATCCAGTCCTTCCAGCCGGGAGAGGACTGGCTGTGGTGCTTCGTGGACGAGCTCTTCCTGGAGAGCCGGCCCCCGCACGAGCACGAGGCGCGCACGTAA